The following proteins are encoded in a genomic region of Aquifex aeolicus VF5:
- a CDS encoding type IV pilus twitching motility protein PilT, giving the protein MLDQILRKALEKKASDIHLKVGSKPVIRTPDGLDTLEEFPPIDIDLFEVFVKEILEHHPKKKKELEEQGQVDLSYAIPKVSRFRVNLYKQRGTYAMALRVIPFDIPEFKKLNLPPVMLQTALKHSAGMILVTGPTGSGKSTTIASIINEINKRLSRVIITIEDPIEYLFKDIQSFIAQREVGWDTESFFLGLRAALREDPDIIFVGEIRDTETAKTALHAAETGHLVFSTLHTLDAVETINRFIGMFPLEHRDQIRQMLASTLIAVYSQRLVSKKNGGGKVPVVEIMIMTQTIREAILENRPQDIPELIEKGRLVYGSQTFDQHLEELYRKGLIDLETALLYARRPADLELRLKGISTDEDIIEGDNYLT; this is encoded by the coding sequence TTGCTGGATCAAATATTGAGGAAAGCACTGGAGAAGAAGGCAAGTGATATACATCTAAAAGTTGGATCTAAACCTGTAATCAGAACACCTGATGGGCTAGACACTCTTGAAGAGTTCCCCCCTATTGACATTGATCTTTTTGAGGTATTTGTTAAAGAAATACTTGAACATCATCCTAAAAAGAAAAAAGAACTTGAAGAACAAGGGCAGGTTGACCTCTCCTACGCTATCCCTAAGGTTTCCCGCTTCAGGGTAAACCTTTACAAACAAAGAGGAACCTACGCTATGGCCCTCAGGGTCATACCCTTCGACATTCCCGAATTCAAAAAATTAAACTTACCGCCGGTAATGCTCCAAACTGCTCTCAAACATTCAGCAGGAATGATACTCGTTACCGGACCCACGGGTTCAGGTAAGTCTACAACCATAGCTTCGATAATAAACGAAATAAACAAACGCTTGAGTAGAGTGATAATTACAATTGAAGATCCAATAGAGTACCTCTTTAAAGATATACAGTCTTTTATAGCACAAAGAGAAGTAGGGTGGGATACTGAAAGTTTCTTCCTGGGTTTAAGGGCTGCTCTCAGAGAGGACCCGGACATAATATTTGTCGGAGAAATAAGAGACACGGAGACGGCCAAAACTGCACTCCACGCTGCAGAAACAGGACACTTAGTATTCTCTACACTGCACACACTCGACGCAGTTGAAACTATAAACAGGTTCATAGGTATGTTTCCATTGGAGCACAGAGATCAAATAAGACAGATGCTCGCCTCCACGCTTATAGCCGTGTACTCCCAGAGGTTAGTGTCCAAAAAAAATGGTGGAGGTAAAGTTCCTGTAGTAGAAATAATGATAATGACACAAACTATAAGGGAAGCCATACTCGAAAACAGACCACAGGACATCCCTGAACTCATAGAAAAGGGAAGATTAGTGTACGGTTCTCAAACCTTTGACCAGCATCTCGAAGAACTATACAGAAAAGGCTTAATAGATCTAGAAACCGCACTCCTTTACGCAAGAAGACCTGCAGATCTCGAGCTAAGGCTGAAAGGTATATCCACCGATGAAGATATTATAGAAGGTGATAATTACTTAACATGA
- the cmk gene encoding (d)CMP kinase: MKIAIDGPSASGKSTVAKIISQKLNIPYLETGLVYRTYAYVSLKFKVPIQDIDKLFSLPVKVVPKIGKTEVYIEGKPVNEEDLRSEEVGKRASELGSIPEFRERINKLFKEIINNKQMVVEGRDAGTHIIPEAPVKVFITASPEERAKRRYEQLKELGYEVSFEEILQKILERDKRDMERPKYPFKPAEDAVIIDTTRKSVEEVVEEVLKIIHERSQSAELI; this comes from the coding sequence ATGAAGATAGCCATAGACGGACCTTCAGCGAGCGGAAAAAGTACCGTTGCCAAAATAATCTCACAAAAATTAAACATTCCTTACTTAGAAACTGGTTTAGTATACAGAACTTACGCCTACGTTTCACTTAAGTTCAAAGTCCCTATTCAAGACATAGATAAACTCTTTAGTCTTCCCGTTAAAGTTGTGCCTAAAATCGGAAAGACAGAAGTTTATATTGAGGGAAAGCCGGTTAACGAAGAAGACTTAAGGAGTGAAGAAGTAGGAAAAAGGGCATCCGAACTCGGTTCTATCCCCGAATTCAGGGAGAGAATTAATAAACTCTTCAAGGAGATAATAAACAACAAACAGATGGTAGTTGAGGGAAGGGACGCAGGAACTCACATAATCCCAGAAGCACCTGTTAAGGTTTTCATAACAGCCTCTCCTGAGGAGAGGGCAAAGAGAAGGTACGAACAACTAAAAGAGCTGGGATACGAGGTTTCCTTTGAAGAAATACTCCAGAAAATACTGGAAAGGGATAAAAGAGACATGGAAAGACCAAAGTACCCCTTCAAGCCTGCAGAAGATGCCGTTATTATAGATACGACCAGAAAAAGCGTTGAAGAAGTGGTCGAAGAAGTCTTAAAGATTATCCATGAACGTTCCCAATCTGCTGAGCTTATCTAG